One Methanobrevibacter millerae genomic region harbors:
- the hemC gene encoding hydroxymethylbilane synthase encodes MIVGTRGSQLALAQTKQVCQDLSAITGKPIDLEIIKTKGDKITTSQLYNMDSKGLFTKELDIALLDEEVDFTVHSFKDLPTELDEDLEIVAVPKRESPREVLISEKTWDELEPGSKLGTSSLRREAFCNHYDKGFELKPIRGNIETRINKVFESDLDATIMAEAGLKRLGLTEHIKTVFPVDYITPPAGQGALAIITRKDSDKKKIISKLNDYTSMQEVFAEKKVLEELGVGCQWPIGSIAQMKEKKFNIYSILLTRDGEILKEQNETGSIKDAVELGQKIGKVFGDYV; translated from the coding sequence TTGATAGTTGGAACAAGAGGCAGTCAATTAGCACTCGCACAAACCAAGCAAGTTTGTCAGGACTTATCAGCAATAACTGGTAAACCTATTGACCTGGAAATCATTAAAACCAAAGGAGACAAAATCACTACCTCCCAATTATACAATATGGATTCAAAAGGACTTTTTACCAAGGAACTGGACATTGCCCTTTTGGATGAGGAAGTTGATTTCACCGTCCACAGTTTTAAGGATTTGCCTACCGAATTGGATGAAGATTTGGAAATTGTAGCCGTTCCAAAACGTGAATCACCACGTGAAGTATTAATATCTGAAAAAACCTGGGATGAACTGGAGCCAGGCTCAAAGCTCGGAACCAGCAGTCTCAGACGTGAAGCCTTCTGCAATCATTACGACAAGGGCTTTGAACTTAAACCTATCAGAGGCAATATTGAAACCAGAATCAATAAGGTCTTTGAAAGCGATTTGGATGCAACCATAATGGCCGAAGCAGGACTGAAAAGATTGGGATTAACCGAACACATCAAAACCGTTTTTCCCGTTGACTACATCACTCCGCCGGCCGGACAGGGTGCCCTTGCAATAATTACAAGAAAAGATTCAGATAAGAAAAAAATAATATCAAAATTAAATGATTATACGTCAATGCAAGAAGTTTTTGCAGAAAAGAAAGTCTTGGAGGAATTGGGCGTTGGATGCCAATGGCCAATCGGTTCCATAGCACAAATGAAAGAGAAAAAATTTAATATTTACTCAATATTACTAACAAGAGACGGAGAAATCCTTAAAGAGCAAAATGAAACTGGATCAATTAAGGATGCAGTTGAATTAGGTCAAAAGATTGGGAAAGTATTCGGGGACTATGTTTAA
- the cfbE gene encoding coenzyme F430 synthase produces MDILVIDLTHGGVKIAVSLAKKGEKVFCYDIYNTLKDIDRRMLDVYDVKLIQLEDLADFKGNLKVIYPIHLPLTEKEIESYNPDINYTFITHHEAIAEILKDWGKDIKKIEVTGVKGKTSCVFMLKDILIDDNPLVLSSLGALIYDDEKEIVLKKNISITPANIKESVDLAYKLANPICGGEVKERIYDCAIFESSLGVSGLGDVGLLTNIVEDYQIAGKKSSASAAKAQVFRCPVVCIEKESLDKYYSDIDHDKINSFSLDDKSANIYVTDVNYSLDETLIDIKYNNVNTINDELISGNITVKTFAPGSHHVLNVLGVVGTTLSINVNEDKIINGLRNYRGIPGRTNKSVVNGITIIEEINPGINTKAIEASISMLNDDSTYLISIGGDYGITCEEIDEASVAKLIEKLDKEIVLCGEVGKNIRNKINKDIEFIEDYRKVYGIAGERKMNLLFIYRSDYRKLNKR; encoded by the coding sequence ATGGATATTTTAGTAATTGATTTGACTCACGGCGGAGTAAAGATTGCCGTAAGCCTTGCAAAGAAAGGCGAAAAGGTATTCTGTTATGACATCTACAATACCCTAAAAGACATTGACAGGAGAATGCTTGATGTCTATGATGTCAAATTAATTCAATTGGAAGATTTGGCTGATTTTAAAGGGAATTTGAAGGTTATTTATCCAATACATTTGCCGTTAACTGAAAAAGAAATCGAATCCTATAATCCCGACATTAACTACACTTTCATTACCCATCATGAAGCTATAGCCGAAATTTTAAAGGATTGGGGCAAAGACATAAAAAAGATTGAAGTTACCGGAGTCAAGGGAAAGACCAGCTGCGTATTCATGCTTAAGGACATATTAATTGATGATAATCCTCTGGTGCTGTCCAGCCTTGGCGCTCTGATTTATGACGATGAAAAGGAAATCGTTTTGAAAAAGAACATATCAATAACACCCGCAAACATCAAGGAAAGCGTGGATTTGGCATATAAGCTTGCAAATCCCATCTGCGGCGGCGAAGTGAAAGAGAGAATCTATGACTGCGCCATTTTTGAAAGTTCCCTTGGAGTTTCAGGCCTTGGAGACGTAGGGCTTTTGACAAATATCGTTGAGGACTATCAAATTGCCGGTAAAAAATCATCTGCAAGCGCCGCTAAAGCACAGGTATTCAGATGTCCGGTAGTATGCATCGAAAAGGAATCATTGGATAAATACTATTCAGACATTGATCATGACAAAATCAATTCGTTCAGTCTGGACGATAAATCCGCAAATATTTATGTAACTGACGTTAACTACTCACTTGATGAAACTTTAATCGATATCAAATATAATAATGTTAATACAATTAATGATGAATTAATAAGCGGAAACATTACCGTAAAGACCTTTGCGCCGGGCTCACACCACGTTTTAAATGTTTTGGGAGTTGTCGGTACCACATTATCCATTAACGTTAATGAAGATAAAATAATTAACGGACTTCGAAATTATAGAGGAATTCCCGGAAGGACAAACAAAAGCGTCGTTAACGGAATTACAATAATTGAGGAAATCAACCCCGGCATTAATACAAAGGCGATTGAAGCTTCCATCAGCATGCTTAATGACGATTCGACGTATCTGATTTCCATCGGCGGAGACTATGGAATTACCTGTGAGGAAATCGATGAGGCAAGCGTTGCCAAATTAATAGAAAAACTTGACAAAGAGATTGTCCTGTGTGGAGAGGTCGGAAAAAACATCCGAAATAAAATAAATAAAGACATCGAATTCATTGAAGATTACCGCAAGGTTTACGGCATTGCGGGCGAAAGAAAAATGAATCTGCTTTTCATATACCGTTCGGATTACAGAAAATTAAATAAAAGATGA
- a CDS encoding bifunctional NADP phosphatase/NAD kinase, with product MDAKDKKIATDLAYEIIKEVSRAIRPYVGKPESGEKVKIGADGTPTSLIDIIAEDKLVNILKNAPVMSYIISEEVGELKLGKGTKRSINLTEELRRDDIEDEERPKFIFLVDPIDGTSNAIKEIPAYGISIAVADVPEGRIATLDDVQLGFISNFGNGNFFEAEKGKGCWLNNERVQPSDVVNFSKMTLGGFTKSGTLSASKLVDSARRMRVLGSVVLELSYVASGRYDAFLDLRGSRIIDIAASKLIVEEAGAIITSKHGEKLNNKLSIHEKAIVVAANNEIMHKQIIDILNDNQTDVIGKVGIASRIDQDKPILFAAKLVDFFLTNGIEVEVEKRLVTKIEELRDNPKLEKIIKKTVEESPELKEHLENLNLNIDFKKLAKDVNEFRCDMAVVLGGDGTLLRAQAKLKEETPLFGINMGTVGFLTDIEVSETFDALNAVLRGEYYKEKRTKLAVSHENHNFTAMNEVVIMTNKPAKMLHFEIQVDGETIEEVRADGLIISTPSGSTAYAMSAGGPIVDPKLEGFIIIPICPYKLGARPFIVSDNSEITVKLLKKGKSAVFVMDGQINEEADYLEEIKFKKAYKDVYFIRTSSKYFYEKVKDKLGEGGINKKPGCL from the coding sequence ATGGATGCTAAAGACAAAAAAATAGCTACGGACTTAGCTTATGAGATAATTAAAGAAGTGAGTAGGGCAATCAGGCCATACGTTGGAAAGCCGGAATCAGGCGAAAAGGTTAAAATCGGGGCTGACGGAACGCCAACATCACTTATTGACATTATAGCTGAAGATAAACTAGTTAACATATTAAAGAATGCACCAGTCATGTCTTACATTATCAGTGAAGAGGTTGGCGAGCTTAAACTTGGAAAAGGAACCAAAAGAAGCATTAACTTAACCGAAGAGTTAAGACGTGACGACATTGAAGATGAGGAAAGGCCGAAGTTCATATTTCTGGTTGATCCGATTGACGGAACCAGCAATGCGATTAAAGAGATTCCCGCCTACGGAATTTCAATTGCTGTAGCAGACGTTCCCGAAGGAAGAATCGCAACTTTAGATGATGTTCAATTAGGATTTATCAGCAATTTCGGTAACGGTAATTTCTTTGAAGCCGAAAAGGGAAAAGGATGCTGGCTCAATAACGAAAGGGTTCAGCCAAGTGACGTCGTTAATTTCAGCAAAATGACCCTTGGAGGATTTACAAAAAGCGGAACATTATCAGCTTCCAAACTTGTCGACAGCGCAAGAAGGATGAGGGTTTTGGGTTCCGTTGTACTGGAGCTTTCCTATGTTGCAAGCGGAAGATACGACGCATTTCTGGACTTGAGGGGAAGCCGCATTATCGACATTGCAGCTTCAAAGCTCATCGTTGAAGAGGCAGGAGCCATCATAACATCCAAGCACGGCGAAAAGCTCAACAATAAATTAAGCATCCATGAAAAGGCAATCGTCGTTGCGGCAAACAATGAAATCATGCACAAGCAAATCATCGATATTTTAAATGACAATCAGACTGACGTCATCGGTAAAGTCGGAATCGCAAGCCGTATCGATCAGGACAAGCCTATCTTATTTGCTGCAAAGCTTGTTGACTTTTTCCTAACCAATGGAATTGAAGTTGAAGTCGAAAAGAGGCTTGTTACCAAGATTGAAGAGCTGAGGGACAATCCTAAACTTGAAAAAATCATTAAAAAGACTGTTGAGGAATCCCCCGAACTCAAGGAGCATCTTGAAAACCTTAATCTGAACATTGACTTTAAAAAGCTTGCAAAGGACGTTAATGAATTCAGATGCGACATGGCAGTCGTTTTAGGCGGTGACGGAACTCTCTTAAGGGCACAGGCAAAGCTTAAGGAAGAAACCCCTCTCTTTGGAATCAACATGGGAACGGTAGGATTTTTAACTGACATTGAAGTATCTGAAACCTTCGATGCCCTTAATGCGGTTTTAAGGGGAGAGTACTACAAGGAAAAAAGAACCAAACTTGCCGTTTCACACGAAAACCATAACTTTACCGCAATGAACGAAGTTGTCATCATGACCAACAAGCCTGCAAAAATGCTTCATTTCGAGATTCAGGTTGACGGCGAAACCATTGAAGAGGTAAGGGCTGACGGACTGATTATTTCAACTCCAAGCGGATCTACAGCATACGCCATGTCTGCGGGAGGCCCTATAGTTGACCCTAAGCTCGAAGGATTCATTATCATTCCAATCTGTCCGTATAAGCTTGGCGCAAGACCGTTTATCGTATCCGACAACAGTGAAATAACCGTAAAGCTGCTCAAGAAAGGTAAAAGTGCAGTGTTCGTTATGGACGGCCAGATTAATGAAGAGGCCGATTATCTTGAGGAAATCAAGTTCAAAAAGGCCTACAAGGACGTTTACTTCATCAGGACAAGCAGCAAATACTTCTATGAAAAGGTTAAGGACAAGCTGGGTGAAGGCGGCATCAACAAAAAGCCGGGATGCTTATAA
- a CDS encoding pyruvoyl-dependent arginine decarboxylase, with the protein MKIAIVSGKDEGPTKLNAFDNALSDAGIGDVNLIRVSSMLGPNTEIHELPCLKPGSMVNCVLSDITSDNPGDEITATVAVAIGEELGCAVETQGINRPPEELREEAEFMVKYMMEKREVKIKELIVKEATTTVNDIASVVASVVYLEE; encoded by the coding sequence ATGAAAATAGCTATTGTAAGTGGAAAGGATGAAGGACCTACAAAACTTAATGCATTTGACAACGCCCTAAGCGATGCCGGAATAGGTGACGTTAATTTGATAAGAGTTTCAAGCATGCTTGGGCCGAATACTGAAATACATGAACTGCCTTGCCTAAAACCGGGCTCAATGGTCAATTGCGTACTTTCAGACATAACATCAGACAATCCCGGCGATGAAATAACAGCAACGGTTGCAGTAGCTATCGGAGAGGAATTGGGCTGTGCTGTCGAAACACAGGGAATTAACAGGCCGCCTGAGGAATTGAGAGAAGAAGCGGAATTCATGGTTAAGTATATGATGGAAAAGCGTGAAGTTAAAATCAAGGAACTGATAGTAAAAGAAGCTACAACTACAGTTAATGACATTGCAAGCGTTGTAGCATCAGTCGTTTATTTAGAAGAGTGA
- a CDS encoding translation initiation factor IF-5A, protein MSTKVVEIKTLKVGKYIVLGGEASKITSLTTSSPGKHGAAKARLEAVGIFDNQKRSIVKPVDTKVDIPIIDKRVGQVLSIQGPNVQLMDMESYETLDLPMPDELKDQITEGIEVEYIVALGNMKIMRTK, encoded by the coding sequence ATGTCAACTAAAGTAGTAGAGATTAAAACATTAAAAGTCGGAAAATATATCGTATTGGGTGGAGAAGCATCTAAAATCACTAGTTTAACTACCTCATCCCCAGGTAAACACGGGGCTGCTAAAGCAAGATTAGAAGCAGTAGGTATTTTTGATAACCAAAAAAGAAGTATCGTTAAACCTGTAGATACCAAAGTAGACATTCCTATCATCGATAAAAGAGTAGGTCAAGTCTTATCTATCCAAGGTCCTAACGTACAGTTAATGGACATGGAAAGTTACGAAACCTTAGACTTGCCAATGCCTGATGAATTGAAAGACCAAATTACCGAAGGTATTGAAGTCGAATACATCGTAGCTTTAGGAAATATGAAAATCATGAGAACTAAATAA
- the speB gene encoding agmatinase encodes MLLNTYEPWKFAFSADTDFDNIKKDSYGIIGVPFDSTTSYHSGSRLGPVVVREASYGFEKYNTNFKSDLDTTFYDFGDVNVVPGNCEATCRIVEDTVREILDLGVKPITIGGEHSASIGVIKALTEKYEKLTVVHLDAHRDLAFDFIGEKYSHATVMRRVHELGVDLVQVGIRSSSWEEEEFVKSTYNIQTFKNKDVHRHMDAVEYYLATVETPIYLSVDMDVFDPAIAPAVGNPAPGGLFTSEVEDVIKALAFKEVVGLDVVETATDKLGENTAVTAAKVIYDFLSLI; translated from the coding sequence ATGCTATTGAATACTTATGAACCGTGGAAATTCGCATTTTCCGCAGATACTGATTTTGATAACATTAAAAAGGATTCATATGGCATAATCGGAGTGCCCTTTGACAGCACAACATCATATCATTCAGGATCACGTCTGGGTCCGGTGGTTGTTCGTGAAGCCTCTTACGGCTTTGAAAAGTACAATACCAATTTTAAAAGCGATCTTGACACTACATTTTATGATTTCGGTGACGTTAATGTCGTTCCGGGAAACTGTGAAGCAACCTGCAGGATTGTTGAGGATACCGTAAGGGAAATCCTTGATTTGGGCGTAAAGCCGATTACAATTGGGGGAGAGCACTCAGCTTCAATCGGTGTCATCAAGGCGTTAACCGAAAAGTATGAGAAACTGACTGTAGTTCACCTTGACGCTCACCGTGACTTGGCATTTGACTTTATCGGCGAGAAATACTCACACGCAACCGTAATGAGAAGGGTTCATGAATTGGGTGTTGATCTGGTTCAGGTCGGAATTAGGTCATCTTCCTGGGAAGAAGAGGAATTCGTCAAGTCAACCTATAACATTCAGACCTTTAAAAACAAGGACGTTCATCGTCACATGGACGCAGTTGAGTATTATCTGGCAACTGTTGAAACGCCGATTTATCTATCAGTGGATATGGACGTTTTCGACCCTGCAATCGCTCCTGCCGTTGGAAACCCTGCTCCCGGAGGACTGTTCACTTCCGAAGTCGAGGATGTAATCAAGGCTTTGGCATTTAAGGAAGTTGTCGGTCTGGACGTTGTTGAGACTGCAACGGATAAGCTGGGCGAAAACACTGCCGTAACTGCAGCAAAAGTAATTTATGACTTTTTATCTTTGATTTAA
- a CDS encoding winged helix-turn-helix domain-containing protein, which yields MEKKDDMRIISLLVRSKRRIEVLKSLEFEDKIPSKISKEIGDNSNHVSKYLKTLKDAKLVECLNEEDKRYRIYRITEKGSYYLNIVKQYE from the coding sequence ATGGAAAAGAAAGATGATATGCGAATAATATCCTTGCTAGTACGTTCCAAAAGGAGAATAGAAGTGTTGAAATCACTCGAATTTGAAGACAAAATACCATCCAAAATAAGCAAGGAAATTGGAGATAACAGCAATCATGTTTCAAAATACCTTAAAACCCTTAAAGACGCTAAACTGGTTGAATGCCTCAACGAAGAGGACAAAAGATACAGGATTTATCGTATCACCGAAAAAGGAAGCTATTACCTAAATATTGTAAAGCAATACGAATAA
- a CDS encoding ornithine cyclodeaminase: protein MEKRNIDLSGHIIDSLILTKTMGIIMDKGGEFNILEIEVGRKKSDTSHAKIEVSAESPELLDSILDELSVLGASIDEIKEVNLVASEKDKVAPEGFYSSSNHVTHIYYDGDWIPVEDIEMDCLVVVDEENKSARVKPIADIKAGDKIVVGLDGVKVTPPNRSRDEQQVFEFMNSDVSSEKPLMNIINGIAEEMKEIKAKGGKIGIVGGPAIVHTGSGKYLAALVREGYIDVIMAGNALATHDMESNIFGTSLGIEVETGKIVAHGHTHHMRTINKINRSGSIREAVADGTLTGGIMYECIKNDVPFVLAGSIRDDGPLPDVITDVVESQKEMRKYAQEMDMVIMIATMLHSIATGNMLPSRVKTICVDINPSTVTKLSDRGSAQVIGIVTDIGSFLPLLYHALCED from the coding sequence ATGGAAAAGAGAAATATTGACCTTTCTGGACATATTATCGACTCATTGATTTTAACCAAGACAATGGGCATAATTATGGACAAGGGAGGAGAATTTAATATATTGGAAATCGAGGTTGGACGAAAAAAGTCAGATACCAGTCATGCGAAGATTGAAGTTTCAGCAGAATCTCCCGAATTATTAGATTCCATATTAGATGAATTGTCTGTTCTCGGCGCATCAATCGATGAAATCAAGGAGGTCAATCTTGTTGCATCAGAAAAGGATAAAGTTGCTCCTGAAGGTTTTTATTCATCATCCAATCACGTTACTCATATTTATTACGATGGGGATTGGATTCCTGTTGAAGACATTGAAATGGACTGTCTGGTCGTTGTTGATGAGGAAAACAAAAGCGCTCGCGTAAAGCCAATAGCTGACATTAAGGCCGGAGATAAAATCGTTGTAGGCCTTGACGGAGTTAAAGTTACGCCTCCAAACAGATCCAGGGACGAACAGCAGGTATTCGAATTTATGAACAGTGACGTATCTTCCGAAAAGCCATTAATGAATATCATAAACGGTATTGCCGAAGAGATGAAGGAAATCAAGGCAAAAGGCGGAAAAATCGGAATCGTCGGAGGACCTGCAATCGTTCACACAGGTTCAGGAAAATACCTGGCCGCACTGGTTCGTGAAGGCTACATTGATGTCATTATGGCAGGTAATGCCCTTGCAACTCACGATATGGAGTCCAATATCTTCGGAACATCCCTAGGTATTGAAGTGGAGACCGGAAAAATCGTTGCTCATGGTCATACCCACCACATGAGAACAATCAATAAAATCAACCGTTCAGGCTCAATCAGAGAAGCCGTTGCAGACGGAACGTTAACGGGCGGAATAATGTATGAATGTATCAAAAACGATGTTCCATTTGTCCTTGCGGGCTCAATCCGTGATGACGGACCTTTGCCTGACGTCATTACAGACGTTGTCGAGTCCCAAAAGGAAATGAGGAAATACGCACAGGAAATGGACATGGTCATAATGATTGCAACCATGCTTCACTCAATAGCTACCGGAAACATGCTCCCATCAAGAGTTAAAACTATTTGTGTTGACATCAACCCGTCCACCGTTACAAAGCTCTCAGATAGGGGAAGTGCACAGGTAATTGGCATCGTTACCGACATAGGATCATTTTTACCTCTTCTTTACCATGCTTTATGCGAGGATTAG
- the ade gene encoding adenine deaminase — protein sequence MTFTAYILDVMTDSVYPARITIDNGIFSEIVPIVPDEDFKVDVEGLLLPGFIDSHIHIESSMLTPAQFAKVAVRHGTTSVVCDPHEIANVCGIEGIEFMIENASHVPFNFYFSAPSCVPATAFETSGATIDSDDIEFLLQKEEMVALGEMMNFPGVINGDEEVLRKLKLAKKYDKPIDGHAPLLSGKELDKYLEQYIVTDHECSNFSEAIEKKQKGMKIMVRDGSSAKNMEVLFDFNERLNYWKNQESFGIIPTEVLERRINSPIFDFIVSDDKNPRDLVNGHLNKSIKKAWNLGVDIIKAIEMVTINPAAHYNLDAGAIVTGAKADFVIVDNLLDFNILKTYISGECVFDGENVLFDAPEVETENTIKASLKKPEDFDVLYDGDECEVNVIKCYNGDLLTKKTTAKLLCKNGKVQPDIYEDILKIAVVERYGGNNIANAFIKGFSLKNGAMASSISHDSHNIIVVGYDSKMMADAVNMVIENNGGISVVSEDFRDSLALPIAGLMSNKDAFEVAKKLRILQKMADALGCELDAPFMTMAFMALLVIPSLRISAKGLFDCDSFEFIDVIMD from the coding sequence ATGACGTTTACAGCTTATATCCTCGATGTCATGACGGATTCTGTCTATCCGGCAAGAATCACCATCGACAATGGGATATTTTCGGAAATCGTTCCGATTGTTCCTGATGAGGATTTTAAGGTTGATGTGGAAGGTCTGCTTCTTCCGGGATTCATAGATTCTCACATTCACATTGAAAGCAGCATGCTCACGCCTGCTCAGTTTGCCAAGGTTGCCGTAAGGCACGGTACCACTTCGGTCGTCTGCGATCCTCATGAAATAGCCAATGTCTGTGGAATCGAAGGCATTGAATTCATGATTGAAAACGCAAGCCATGTTCCTTTCAATTTCTATTTCTCAGCACCTTCATGTGTTCCGGCAACGGCCTTTGAAACATCCGGTGCCACTATTGACTCAGACGACATCGAATTCCTGCTTCAAAAGGAGGAAATGGTCGCTTTGGGAGAAATGATGAATTTCCCCGGTGTCATTAACGGCGATGAGGAAGTCTTAAGAAAACTGAAACTGGCAAAGAAGTATGACAAGCCCATTGACGGTCATGCCCCCCTGCTTTCAGGCAAGGAATTGGATAAATACCTTGAACAGTATATAGTAACCGATCACGAATGCAGTAACTTTTCGGAAGCTATTGAGAAAAAGCAGAAAGGCATGAAAATTATGGTACGTGACGGTTCATCTGCTAAGAATATGGAAGTACTTTTTGATTTTAATGAAAGGCTGAACTACTGGAAAAATCAGGAAAGCTTTGGAATCATACCTACTGAAGTTCTTGAGCGAAGAATCAACTCTCCGATATTCGATTTCATCGTAAGTGACGACAAGAATCCTAGGGATTTAGTCAACGGTCATTTAAACAAATCCATTAAAAAGGCATGGAATTTAGGTGTTGATATCATAAAGGCCATTGAAATGGTTACCATCAATCCTGCTGCACATTATAATCTTGATGCTGGAGCTATCGTAACCGGAGCAAAGGCAGACTTCGTAATAGTTGATAATCTGCTTGATTTTAATATACTTAAGACCTATATCTCAGGTGAATGCGTATTCGATGGGGAAAACGTTTTGTTTGATGCTCCGGAAGTGGAAACTGAAAATACGATTAAGGCCTCTCTCAAAAAGCCTGAAGACTTTGATGTTTTATACGACGGTGATGAATGCGAAGTAAATGTCATCAAATGCTACAACGGCGATTTGCTAACCAAAAAGACAACCGCCAAATTACTTTGCAAAAACGGCAAGGTTCAGCCGGACATTTACGAGGACATATTAAAAATTGCTGTCGTTGAACGCTACGGCGGAAATAACATAGCCAACGCATTCATTAAAGGATTCAGCCTTAAGAACGGTGCAATGGCTTCATCAATATCCCACGATTCACATAACATAATCGTTGTCGGATATGACTCAAAAATGATGGCCGATGCGGTTAATATGGTGATTGAAAACAATGGTGGTATTTCCGTTGTAAGCGAAGACTTCAGAGACTCTCTTGCCCTTCCGATTGCGGGGCTTATGAGCAATAAGGATGCATTTGAAGTTGCAAAAAAACTTAGAATCCTTCAGAAAATGGCTGACGCCCTGGGATGTGAGCTTGACGCACCATTCATGACGATGGCGTTCATGGCGCTTTTGGTGATTCCATCCTTAAGAATATCGGCTAAGGGTCTTTTTGACTGTGACAGCTTTGAATTCATTGACGTTATCATGGATTAA
- a CDS encoding DUF447 domain-containing protein, with protein MQIDLSKIGMEKGHQYETIITTADIDGNLNAAPIGVICRGSDKVMCRIFKGIHTLDNIISQREFVVNITHNPLLFTWSLLDNLMEEDFNEDKSIKNADCYFKCEVTDLKEAVTQSDPIRKKSEAIVIKADVCELIINNPVNAYNRAFGYVIESLANYSKLDLVDYEKRKYYLDSFREAYRVVRKVGSKMDKKAMENIKEKINEKGYDV; from the coding sequence ATGCAGATTGATTTATCAAAAATAGGAATGGAAAAAGGCCACCAATACGAGACCATAATCACTACTGCAGATATTGACGGCAATTTGAATGCCGCCCCTATTGGAGTCATCTGCAGGGGTTCAGACAAGGTAATGTGTCGTATCTTTAAAGGAATCCATACTTTAGACAATATTATATCCCAACGCGAGTTTGTCGTTAACATTACCCACAATCCGCTTCTTTTCACGTGGTCTTTGCTGGACAATCTCATGGAAGAGGACTTCAATGAGGATAAATCAATTAAAAATGCTGACTGCTATTTTAAATGTGAGGTAACCGATTTGAAAGAGGCCGTCACGCAGAGCGATCCGATCAGGAAAAAGTCCGAAGCCATAGTAATCAAGGCAGACGTTTGTGAATTAATTATCAACAATCCAGTTAATGCATATAACAGAGCTTTCGGATACGTTATAGAAAGTTTGGCCAATTATTCAAAATTGGATTTGGTTGACTATGAAAAAAGAAAGTATTATCTGGACAGCTTTAGAGAAGCTTATAGAGTCGTTAGAAAAGTCGGCTCAAAAATGGATAAAAAAGCGATGGAAAATATTAAGGAAAAGATAAATGAAAAGGGTTATGACGTTTAA
- a CDS encoding SIS domain-containing protein yields MNYKMYDEMMEQPDSLRKTFESELPTMNEVSEMVKKADKVYLIGCGSSISTCYSVRDAIRMSTSMNIEVFSGYEFNYNKFLQKGENSLAIFTSQSGETADTLSSLRRANEYGIHTVSISNEPDSSMIKEAKTPIITRCETETAILGTKTYVTQIACLYQILFAASDYEKKDELLEQLQQIPDIIEELLETTEEDNKKLAEEFKDEEIFYCLGSGPNFGLSFKLAMTMLMEGAIKHACPLYSAEFRHGLIERAEKDVPIIIFDSDFESDEITRKAIEFSKNLELKMIVYNLSDYADVNNLLSPLVYVVPLEWFVYYLAHFNGEDPGATRHIGKVRY; encoded by the coding sequence ATGAACTATAAAATGTATGATGAAATGATGGAACAGCCTGATTCACTTAGAAAAACTTTTGAAAGTGAATTGCCTACAATGAACGAAGTTTCCGAAATGGTCAAGAAAGCGGACAAGGTTTATCTGATTGGTTGCGGTAGTTCTATCTCAACTTGTTACAGCGTTAGAGATGCAATTAGAATGTCTACATCAATGAATATAGAAGTATTTTCAGGATATGAATTCAATTACAACAAATTTTTACAGAAAGGGGAAAATTCACTTGCAATATTCACGTCACAGTCCGGTGAAACCGCTGACACATTGTCTTCCCTCAGGCGTGCAAACGAATACGGAATACACACAGTTTCCATTTCCAACGAACCAGATAGTTCTATGATTAAAGAAGCTAAAACTCCAATTATTACCAGATGTGAAACGGAAACAGCTATTCTCGGTACAAAAACCTACGTAACACAAATCGCATGTCTTTATCAGATCCTATTTGCAGCTTCAGACTATGAGAAAAAGGATGAACTGCTTGAACAATTGCAGCAAATTCCTGATATCATAGAAGAGTTGCTTGAAACAACTGAAGAAGATAACAAAAAGTTAGCTGAAGAGTTTAAGGATGAGGAAATCTTTTATTGTCTTGGAAGCGGCCCTAACTTCGGTCTTTCATTCAAACTGGCAATGACAATGCTTATGGAAGGAGCAATCAAGCATGCATGTCCACTTTATTCAGCTGAATTCAGGCATGGTTTAATAGAACGTGCCGAAAAAGACGTTCCTATCATTATCTTTGACTCTGACTTTGAATCCGATGAGATTACAAGAAAAGCAATAGAATTTTCCAAAAACCTTGAGCTTAAAATGATCGTATACAATTTAAGCGACTACGCTGATGTCAATAACCTATTGTCTCCATTGGTTTATGTTGTTCCTTTGGAATGGTTTGTCTATTACCTGGCACACTTCAACGGCGAAGACCCTGGTGCTACAAGACACATCGGCAAGGTAAGGTATTAA